One part of the Vicia villosa cultivar HV-30 ecotype Madison, WI linkage group LG6, Vvil1.0, whole genome shotgun sequence genome encodes these proteins:
- the LOC131609512 gene encoding probable serine/threonine-protein kinase PBL8 translates to MGNCGTREESAVVSNAQVQQLHPAAGARNQTTGAGGSIERKNSSLRHHLTDSASDLSESCSTPRWNNANNNNTLLYTHVIAFTLYELETITKSFRADYILGEGGFGTVYKGYIDENVRVGLKSLPVAVKVLNKEGLQGHREWLTEVNFLGQLRHPNLVKLIGYCCEDDHRLLVYEFMFRGSLENHLFRKATVPLTWATRMMIALGAAKGLAFLHNAERPVIYRDFKTSNILLDSDYTAKLSDFGLAKAGPQGDETHVSTRVMGTYGYAAPEYVMTGHLTARSDVYSFGVVLLELLTGRKSVDKTRPGKEQSLVDWARPKLNDKRKLLQIIDPRLENQYSVRAAQKACSLAYYCLSQNPKARPLMSDVVETLEPLQSSTVGADEVSLSGSNSGSGGPFAMNKISDYRMRHKFSNNVGPGATCRSPNPNCSPGPAAALRVR, encoded by the exons ATGGGCAACTGTGGCACCAGAGAAGAATCCGCCGTTGTTTCCAATGCTCAAG TTCAGCAGCTACATCCTGCTGCCGGAGCTAGAAACCAAACCACCGGCGCCGGCGGCTCCATTGAACGGAAAAACTCCAGTCTCCGACATCATCTAACCGATTCCGCTTCGGATCTGAGCGAGTCGTGTTCAACGCCTCGCTGGAACAacgctaataataataatacacttCTTTATACTCACGTTATAGCTTTCACGCTCTACGAGCTTGAAACCATAACAAAAAGCTTTCGCGCTGATTATATTTTGGGGGAAGGAGGGTTTGGTACTGTTTATAAAGGCTACATTGATGAGAATGTTAGGGTTGGACTTAAGTCTCTTCCGGTTGCGGTTAAGGTGTTGAATAAAGAAGGACTTCAAGGTCATCGAGAGTGGCTC ACGGAGGTGAATTTTCTTGGACAGCTTAGGCATCCTAATCTTGTGAAGTTGATTGGTTACTGCTGTGAGGATGATCATAGGCTGCTTGTTTATGAATTCATGTTTCGAGGAAGTCTCGAGAATCATCTATTCCGAA AGGCAACTGTTCCTTTAACATGGGCTACAAGAATGATGATTGCTCTTGGTGCTGCCAAAGGGCTTGCCTTTCTCCATAATGCTGAAAGGCCAGTAATCTATCGTGACTTCAAGACGTCTAATATATTATTGGACTCT GACTATACAGccaaactttctgattttgggtTAGCTAAAGCAGGGCCTCAAGGTGATGAAACCCATGTATCCACCCGAGTCATGGGTACATATGGTTATGCTGCCCCTGAATATGTAATGACAG GCCACCTAACAGCTAGGAGTGATGTATATAGCTTCGGGGTTGTTCTTTTGGAGCTTTTAACTGGAAGGAAGTCCGTTGACAAGACCAGACCAGGGAAGGAACAAAGCTTGGTAGATTGGGCACGCCCAAAGCTCAATGACAAGAGAAAGCTCCTGCAAATAATTGATCCTAGATTGGAGAATCAGTATTCAGTTCGGGCGGCACAGAAAGCGTGTAGCCTAGCTTACTACTGCTTGAGTCAAAATCCCAAAGCAAGACCACTAATGAGCGATGTAGTCGAGACATTGGAACCCTTACAAAGTTCTACTGTTGGTGCAGACGAAGTCTCATTATCAGGATCGAATAGTGGGAGTGGCGGTCCTTTTGCCATGAACAAAATCTCCGATTACCGAATGCGTCACAAGTTTTCAAATAACGTTGGCCCAGGTGCTACTTGTCGGTCTCCAAACCCAAACTGCTCACCAGGTCCTGCTGCAGCTTTACGGGTCAGATGA